In Phycisphaeraceae bacterium, a genomic segment contains:
- the aroD gene encoding type I 3-dehydroquinate dehydratase, translating to MPTLLCVPIMVSDAATALADAESARHAGADLVEFRVDAFVEAMLEHGGDALRASLDLVAGCALPSIVTCRPSWEGGHYEGSEEDRLELIEGLVASDRGPAYVDVELAAFSRTPNLAQRLRSARSGAGMHARLIVSIHDFSGRPADLTRRVIALEALGIADVAKIAFRARSLRDSLELFEIARDGQRPTIALGMGEFGLMSRILAPQCGAFLTFASLRDESATAPGQPTLAALLNTYRLRAITRKTLVYGIIGWPVSHSMSPLVHNAGFEAVDHDGVYVPLPIAADGDTAATYASFKATLLSLVEDTHLNFAGASVTLPHKEHLVALAREQHWALDDLSAGCGAANTLWRAADGTWQVGNTDAPAAVDPLARMLGALADSRVIVLGAGGAARAVAFELSRRGASVLIVNRSPEPAAALVRALNEAGHDRARAVELEAVTHADAIINCTSVGMKGGPAPDDCPISPEHLSRIGGLRIVQDTVYTPIETSLLKEAEHCGIRTIDGVEMFVGQAAAQFTRWTGRPAPTGLFERVTREMLAR from the coding sequence ATGCCGACACTGCTGTGTGTTCCCATCATGGTCTCTGATGCTGCGACTGCCCTGGCCGACGCCGAATCGGCGCGCCATGCCGGCGCGGATCTTGTCGAGTTCCGCGTTGATGCTTTCGTTGAAGCGATGCTCGAACACGGAGGCGATGCGCTGCGGGCTTCGCTCGATCTGGTCGCGGGTTGTGCGCTGCCGAGCATTGTGACGTGCCGCCCGTCGTGGGAAGGGGGGCACTACGAGGGCTCTGAGGAAGATCGGCTCGAACTCATCGAAGGGCTTGTGGCCAGTGATCGCGGCCCGGCGTATGTCGATGTCGAACTCGCAGCGTTTTCGCGCACGCCGAATCTGGCCCAGCGCCTCCGATCCGCCCGCTCTGGCGCAGGCATGCACGCGAGGTTGATTGTTTCGATCCACGACTTTTCAGGGCGCCCGGCTGACCTCACGCGGCGAGTGATCGCGCTCGAGGCACTCGGGATTGCTGATGTGGCGAAAATCGCCTTTCGGGCGCGGAGTCTGCGTGACTCACTCGAACTCTTCGAGATCGCGCGCGACGGGCAGCGGCCGACAATCGCGCTTGGCATGGGCGAGTTCGGGTTGATGAGTCGCATTCTCGCGCCGCAATGCGGCGCGTTCCTGACATTTGCATCCTTGCGTGACGAATCGGCCACCGCGCCGGGTCAGCCGACGCTGGCTGCACTCCTCAATACTTACCGTCTCCGCGCCATCACGCGAAAAACGCTTGTTTACGGCATTATCGGCTGGCCCGTCAGTCATTCGATGTCGCCGTTGGTTCACAACGCAGGTTTTGAGGCTGTCGATCACGATGGTGTGTATGTCCCGCTCCCGATCGCAGCCGATGGCGACACCGCCGCGACGTACGCGAGTTTCAAAGCCACACTGCTCTCACTGGTTGAGGACACGCACCTCAACTTCGCGGGTGCAAGCGTTACGCTGCCGCACAAGGAACATCTCGTCGCGCTCGCCCGCGAGCAGCACTGGGCGCTGGATGATCTCTCGGCTGGATGTGGTGCCGCCAACACACTATGGCGCGCTGCGGACGGCACATGGCAAGTGGGCAACACCGACGCCCCAGCCGCAGTCGATCCGCTTGCGCGGATGCTGGGCGCACTGGCGGACTCGCGCGTGATCGTGCTGGGTGCGGGCGGCGCGGCGCGGGCGGTGGCTTTCGAACTGTCGCGGCGCGGCGCGAGCGTGCTGATTGTCAATCGTTCGCCCGAGCCTGCGGCCGCGCTGGTCCGCGCGTTGAACGAAGCAGGCCATGATCGCGCCCGGGCTGTCGAGCTTGAAGCCGTCACGCATGCCGACGCGATCATCAACTGCACTTCCGTGGGCATGAAAGGCGGACCCGCCCCGGACGACTGCCCGATTTCTCCCGAACACCTTTCCAGAATCGGGGGTTTGCGAATTGTGCAGGACACCGTGTACACACCCATCGAAACATCGCTTCTCAAGGAAGCCGAACATTGTGGGATCCGAACGATCGATGGCGTCGAAATGTTTGTCGGGCAGGCGGCTGCGCAGTTCACGCGATGGACGGGCCGGCCCGCACCGACGGGTCTCTTCGAACGGGTCACACGCGAGATGTTGGCCCGCTGA
- a CDS encoding type III pantothenate kinase yields MEHNDQLLALCVGNTRTRAGLFHNQELAHVVVFPSRDPAEARTALARLLADHRAQPTVVMASVNDPDAATIGQIASEVAGSPHIGRIGRDVPIPLQYELDDGSTVGQDRWLNALAAYNRTKQACVVIDIGTAITIDFIDGAGVFRGGVIAPGLNMMLDALHRGTAALPAIAFTMPEIERGTLGRDTAHAMQLGVLAAARGLVRVQLEACAEVYGAYPQVIATGGDMAVLEADGFVEHFVPDLQLLGVSACVAALAADAES; encoded by the coding sequence ATGGAACACAATGATCAACTTCTGGCCTTGTGTGTCGGCAACACACGCACCCGAGCGGGACTTTTCCACAACCAGGAACTCGCGCACGTCGTTGTCTTTCCAAGCCGCGACCCTGCCGAAGCCCGTACCGCACTGGCCCGTCTCCTTGCTGATCACCGTGCACAACCGACCGTTGTCATGGCGTCGGTCAACGACCCCGACGCGGCCACCATCGGACAGATTGCGTCCGAGGTAGCGGGCTCGCCACACATTGGACGCATCGGACGCGATGTGCCGATTCCGCTCCAATACGAACTCGATGATGGCTCGACGGTCGGGCAGGATCGGTGGCTCAATGCGCTGGCTGCCTACAACCGCACCAAGCAGGCCTGCGTCGTCATCGACATCGGCACCGCGATCACCATCGATTTCATTGACGGCGCCGGAGTGTTTCGTGGCGGCGTGATCGCGCCGGGTCTCAACATGATGCTCGATGCACTGCACCGAGGAACAGCCGCCCTGCCCGCAATTGCGTTCACGATGCCGGAAATCGAAAGGGGCACACTCGGGCGCGACACGGCGCACGCGATGCAGCTCGGGGTGCTGGCGGCGGCGCGCGGCCTCGTGCGCGTGCAACTCGAAGCCTGCGCAGAGGTCTACGGCGCTTACCCGCAGGTCATCGCCACCGGGGGCGATATGGCCGTCCTCGAAGCCGATGGATTTGTCGAGCACTTCGTCCCCGATCTGCAACTTCTCGGTGTATCGGCGTGCGTTGCGGCGCTGGCTGCGGATGCTGAGTCGTGA
- a CDS encoding 50S ribosome-binding GTPase, which yields MNVCASVETARGSGAIAIVRLAGPDLEQSLASLGLAEIGIGQVKLADFLGVDRGIAARWDQITLDLMIHGGHGVLKALLDRLHDHGITIASDLAPTIAWPEAADDIEARMLDMLSRARGTRTTDLLLAQPARWRAAPNATPNDAPALAHLLTPPLVAIWGPANIGKSTLVNRLARESVSVVADIAGTTRDAVSVHVQLDGLVVRLLDAPGVADDETDPLVLEATHIAHALASRASLILLCGDAESPAPPTFAPIRHDANATSPDSMLIALRADRGRPDWSRDLDVSALTGEGIEELAALVRERLVPDHVLADPRPWRFWAQSH from the coding sequence GTGAACGTTTGCGCTTCGGTCGAGACTGCGCGAGGCTCGGGCGCGATCGCAATCGTGCGGCTTGCCGGTCCTGATCTGGAGCAATCACTGGCCTCGCTTGGGCTCGCAGAAATTGGCATCGGGCAGGTAAAACTAGCAGATTTCCTCGGCGTTGATCGTGGCATTGCCGCCCGCTGGGATCAAATCACACTCGACCTGATGATTCACGGCGGTCACGGAGTCTTAAAGGCTCTGCTGGATCGACTGCACGATCACGGCATCACGATCGCAAGCGATCTGGCTCCCACCATCGCCTGGCCCGAGGCGGCCGACGACATCGAGGCACGCATGCTCGACATGCTCTCGCGCGCTCGCGGAACCCGAACAACCGATCTGTTGCTGGCTCAGCCCGCGCGGTGGCGCGCGGCACCAAATGCCACGCCGAACGACGCGCCCGCGCTAGCGCACCTGCTCACGCCGCCCCTCGTTGCGATCTGGGGTCCGGCGAACATCGGCAAGTCAACGCTGGTCAATCGCCTTGCGCGCGAATCCGTCTCGGTGGTGGCCGACATCGCCGGCACGACGCGCGACGCGGTTTCGGTGCACGTCCAACTCGACGGGCTGGTGGTGCGACTGCTCGACGCACCGGGCGTAGCCGACGATGAAACAGATCCCCTCGTGCTCGAGGCAACACACATCGCACACGCGCTGGCTTCGAGAGCGAGCCTTATCCTGCTCTGCGGCGATGCAGAATCACCAGCACCTCCAACCTTTGCACCCATACGCCACGACGCGAACGCGACATCGCCAGACTCGATGCTCATCGCCTTGCGTGCCGATCGCGGCAGACCCGATTGGTCGCGCGATCTCGATGTCTCGGCCCTCACGGGCGAGGGAATCGAAGAACTGGCTGCACTGGTGCGCGAGCGTCTGGTGCCCGACCATGTGCTTGCCGATCCGAGGCCCTGGCGTTTCTGGGCGCAGTCTCACTAG
- a CDS encoding MoxR family ATPase, protein MTDSQLPASDSPEAALAAAARFREDYARLRDEIGRVMVGQADVVDGVLTSLFSGGHVLLEGVPGIGKTLLVRTLARALSLEFSRIQFTPDLMPADISGTTIVVEVEGEHGRLERQFSFQPGPIFAQIVLADEINRATPKTQSALLEAMQERSVTVAGTTHELPAPFLVMATQNPIEQEGTYPLPEAQLDRFFFKLLVGTSSRTELAEIVNRTTGGSLLQVTPVIGAEQIIAHQALVRRVAAAERVVDYAVRLVLATHPADASLGSKGEFATPMVQQYVRLGASPRAAQAMMLGAKCRALLDGRAAISIDDVRAIALPALRHRLILNFEGSAEGVTTDAIVQNVLDTLPHDVAR, encoded by the coding sequence ATGACCGACTCGCAGTTGCCAGCATCTGACTCACCCGAAGCCGCACTGGCGGCAGCCGCGCGGTTTCGCGAGGATTACGCCCGGCTTCGAGACGAGATCGGGCGTGTCATGGTCGGGCAGGCCGACGTGGTCGATGGTGTGCTGACGAGTTTGTTCTCTGGTGGGCATGTGCTGCTCGAAGGCGTTCCCGGCATTGGCAAGACGCTGCTGGTCCGGACGCTGGCCCGCGCCCTCTCGCTCGAGTTTTCGCGCATTCAGTTCACTCCCGACCTGATGCCTGCCGACATCTCCGGCACAACGATTGTTGTCGAAGTTGAAGGCGAGCATGGTCGCCTGGAGCGGCAGTTTTCGTTTCAGCCCGGGCCGATCTTTGCCCAGATTGTCCTGGCTGACGAGATCAATCGCGCGACACCAAAGACGCAATCGGCACTGCTCGAAGCGATGCAGGAACGCAGTGTGACCGTTGCCGGCACAACGCACGAACTTCCCGCGCCGTTCCTTGTCATGGCGACGCAGAACCCCATCGAGCAGGAGGGCACATATCCATTGCCCGAAGCCCAACTCGACCGGTTCTTCTTCAAACTACTCGTGGGCACGTCGTCGCGTACGGAACTGGCCGAGATCGTCAACCGCACGACCGGAGGCTCACTGCTGCAGGTGACGCCGGTGATCGGGGCTGAGCAGATCATTGCGCATCAGGCACTGGTGCGGCGTGTGGCCGCGGCCGAGCGTGTGGTCGATTATGCGGTGCGTCTGGTTCTGGCGACGCATCCGGCCGATGCGAGCCTTGGTTCGAAGGGCGAGTTTGCCACGCCGATGGTTCAGCAGTATGTGCGGCTTGGTGCCAGCCCTCGCGCGGCGCAGGCGATGATGCTCGGTGCCAAGTGTCGCGCGCTGCTCGATGGCCGCGCCGCGATCAGCATCGACGATGTGCGTGCCATCGCGCTGCCGGCACTTCGCCACCGTCTGATTCTGAACTTCGAGGGGTCGGCTGAAGGCGTCACGACCGATGCGATTGTTCAGAATGTGCTCGACACACTGCCTCACGATGTGGCGCGATAG